In Subdoligranulum variabile, the genomic stretch ATCACCTACTTCGAGGATTCCCCCACGATGTACCAGGCAGTCCTGGGCGGCCAGTGCGTGGCCTGCTTCGAGGATACCCCCATCATGCAGGCGTCCATCAAGGACGGCGGCCTGGCCCTGAAGGTCCTGGAAGATACCGCCAATGAGGGCGGCGACTACGGCTTCGCCATCTTCAACGCCGACAACCAGGAACTGCTGGATATGTTCAACGCCGGTCTGGCCGACATCAAGGCCAACGGCAAGTACGACGAGATCCTGGCCAAGTACCTGGGCTAAGCCTCACTTAGAGGAGGTGTCGCCGGTGTCGGCACATGTCCGCCCCCGGCGACGGATTTAAAAAGATCCCTTACAAATTCAATCGCCCGCGGGGACGCCTGACTGTTGCGGGCGTCCCCCGTTTTTTGTGTTCCCACCCTTTTACATTTCCCGAAAGGAGAGATCTGCCCCTTGATCCAGATCATCACCACCTACGGCGGTCTTCTGCTCACCGCCATGGGCCAGACGCTGCTGCTGGCGCTCTGCGGGCTGTTCTTCGCCTGCATTCTGGGCCTGATCTTCGGCCTGCTCAGTGTGGTCAAGAACCGCGCGTGCAACATTGTCTCCATCATCTTCGTGGACGCCATCCGCGGCGTGCCCATGATCGTGCTGGCCTACTTCATCTACTTCGGCATCCCCTACCTGCTCAACACCATTCTGGGCTTCGGCGGGGTGACCCTCACCGCTCTGCAGGCCGGCACCGTCTGTCTGGCACTGAACTGCGGCGCCTACATGGCCGAGATCATCCGCGCCGGTATCGAGAGCGTGGACAAGGGTCAGATGGAAGCCGCCCGCAGCCTCGGCCTGCCCTACTGGCGGGCCATGGTCCGCGTGGTGCTGCCCCAGGCCATCCGCACCATGATCCCCAGCATCATCAACCAGTTCATCATCACCCTGAAGGATACCTCCATCCTGTCGGTCATCGGCTTCCCCGAGCTGGTCAACACCGCCAAGAACGTGGTGGCCAATTCCTTCATGTCCTTCCAGGTCTGGGCCATCGTCGCCGTTATGTATCTCATCGTCATCACCATCCTGTCGGTGCTGGCCAAGCAGATGGAAAGGAGGCTCAACCGTGGCCGTGAATAAAAACAATGTGAAGATCCATGTCTCCCACCTCAAGAAGAACTTCGGCAACCTGGAAGTCCTCAAGGACGTCTCCGCCGACATCTGCGAGGGGGAAGTGGTGGTCATCCTGGGCCCCTCCGGCTCCGGCAAATCCACCTTCCTGCGCTGCCTCAACCGTCTGGAGGACATCACCGGCGGTGAGGTCATCGTGGACGGGCACGACCTCACCGACAAAAAGACCAACATCAAC encodes the following:
- a CDS encoding amino acid ABC transporter permease encodes the protein MIQIITTYGGLLLTAMGQTLLLALCGLFFACILGLIFGLLSVVKNRACNIVSIIFVDAIRGVPMIVLAYFIYFGIPYLLNTILGFGGVTLTALQAGTVCLALNCGAYMAEIIRAGIESVDKGQMEAARSLGLPYWRAMVRVVLPQAIRTMIPSIINQFIITLKDTSILSVIGFPELVNTAKNVVANSFMSFQVWAIVAVMYLIVITILSVLAKQMERRLNRGRE